In Vicinamibacteria bacterium, the following proteins share a genomic window:
- a CDS encoding sigma-54 dependent transcriptional regulator has protein sequence MEPRGSILLVDDEERILKALGRALREEGHEVVATSSAREAQRLLSGRTFDLFVVDNRMPERTGLELIRDLLASAPEGDRPQVIMMTAHATVENAIEAMKLGAFDYLQKPFEVEELLVAVRRALEHQRLRTQHLYLLSERDEQFNHYGIVGGSRAIQDLLHKLEQVALTKSTVLISGETGTGKELAARAIHDRSAQRGLPLIKVNCAAIPETLLESELFGHVRGAFTGATSNKKGKFALADGGTLFLDEIGATSSALQAKLLRVLQEREFEPLGAERTQTVDLRVIAATNRDLPRMVAEGRFQEDLFYRLSVIPIALPPLRERRDDIPALVDHFLRKHAQRTGKRIDGVAKDALASLQSYDWPGNVRELENTIERAVVLSSGPVIEAADVSPSGAGGAAPSGPPSLKLHQNIEWVERETIGRALREARGVKKAAAELLGISQRALSYYLAKYHIE, from the coding sequence ATGGAGCCCCGCGGCAGCATCCTCTTGGTCGACGACGAGGAGCGCATCCTCAAGGCCCTCGGGCGGGCTCTGCGCGAGGAGGGGCACGAGGTCGTGGCCACCTCCAGCGCCCGGGAGGCTCAGCGCCTCTTGTCCGGGCGCACCTTCGACCTCTTCGTGGTCGACAACCGGATGCCCGAGCGGACGGGCCTGGAGCTCATCCGGGACCTCCTGGCCTCCGCGCCGGAAGGCGACCGGCCGCAGGTCATCATGATGACCGCCCACGCCACCGTGGAGAACGCCATCGAGGCCATGAAGCTGGGGGCCTTCGACTACCTGCAAAAGCCCTTCGAGGTCGAGGAACTCCTGGTCGCCGTGCGGCGCGCGCTCGAGCACCAGCGCCTGCGTACCCAGCACCTCTACCTCCTGAGCGAGCGCGACGAGCAGTTCAACCACTACGGCATCGTGGGAGGGAGCCGGGCCATCCAGGACCTCCTCCACAAGCTGGAGCAGGTGGCTCTGACCAAGAGCACCGTCCTCATCAGCGGGGAGACGGGGACGGGCAAGGAGCTGGCGGCGCGGGCCATCCACGACCGCAGCGCCCAGCGGGGGCTGCCCCTCATCAAGGTGAACTGCGCCGCCATACCCGAGACCCTGCTGGAGTCGGAGCTCTTCGGCCATGTCCGGGGGGCCTTCACGGGGGCCACCTCCAACAAGAAGGGAAAGTTCGCCCTCGCCGACGGAGGAACCCTCTTCTTGGACGAGATCGGAGCCACGAGCTCGGCCCTCCAGGCCAAGCTGCTGCGCGTCCTCCAGGAGCGGGAGTTCGAACCTCTGGGCGCGGAGCGCACCCAAACCGTCGACCTCAGGGTGATCGCCGCCACCAACCGTGACCTGCCGCGGATGGTCGCGGAGGGCCGCTTCCAGGAGGACCTCTTCTATCGGCTGAGCGTCATCCCCATCGCCCTCCCCCCTCTGCGCGAGCGACGCGACGACATCCCGGCGCTGGTGGACCATTTTCTGCGCAAGCACGCGCAGCGCACGGGCAAACGGATTGACGGGGTGGCCAAGGACGCGCTGGCCTCGCTGCAGTCCTACGACTGGCCGGGAAACGTCCGCGAGCTCGAGAACACGATCGAGCGCGCGGTGGTCCTGTCCAGCGGCCCGGTGATTGAGGCGGCCGACGTCTCCCCCTCGGGGGCAGGGGGAGCCGCCCCCTCCGGCCCGCCCTCGCTGAAGCTGCACCAGAACATCGAGTGGGTGGAGCGGGAGACGATCGGCCGCGCCCTCCGGGAGGCCCGCGGGGTTAAGAAGGCCGCGGCCGAGCTTCTCGGCATCAGCCAGCGCGCTCTCAGCTACTACCTGGCCAAGTACCATATCGAGTAG
- a CDS encoding cupredoxin domain-containing protein, producing MRLKATQVLSVTALLAVLLDPARAPGEPPKPRSFDITASRFQFEPARLEVSEGDAVRLTLHSTDTTHGFGIKELTVEAVIPKGGEPVTVEFVADQAGTFEFFCTEYCGPRHREMRGTLVVTPRSAPPSPTPSPAQSAGDARRSASDAASPASRPRTPACSPVVVPSPARAAGD from the coding sequence ATGAGGCTGAAGGCGACGCAAGTCCTTTCCGTGACCGCGCTCCTCGCGGTCCTGCTCGACCCCGCCCGCGCCCCCGGGGAGCCACCCAAGCCGCGCTCCTTCGACATCACCGCCTCCCGCTTCCAGTTCGAGCCCGCCCGCCTGGAAGTGAGCGAGGGGGACGCGGTTCGGCTGACCCTGCACTCCACCGACACCACCCACGGTTTCGGCATCAAGGAGCTGACGGTGGAGGCGGTCATCCCCAAAGGAGGAGAGCCGGTGACGGTGGAGTTCGTGGCCGACCAAGCCGGCACCTTCGAGTTCTTCTGCACCGAATATTGCGGCCCGCGCCACCGCGAGATGAGGGGGACCCTGGTGGTCACGCCCCGCTCGGCTCCCCCCTCGCCCACCCCCTCGCCCGCGCAAAGCGCAGGCGACGCGCGGAGATCGGCTTCGGACGCAGCATCTCCCGCTTCACGGCCCCGGACCCCGGCCTGCTCGCCCGTGGTCGTGCCCTCCCCCGCCCGTGCGGCGGGGGATTGA